A region of Vigna radiata var. radiata cultivar VC1973A chromosome 10, Vradiata_ver6, whole genome shotgun sequence DNA encodes the following proteins:
- the LOC106775614 gene encoding putative cyclin-D6-1 isoform X1: MEFDLEDPLVSLEEEQPFTVSELFASESDHMPSPNYLSLTHFHVFCFEAISLILQVKLCLCNRFISPSFVSHLLHFVMFLQVQLSYKLDPFVAYLAINYMHRFMSSQEIPKGNPWYLRLVVVSCLSLASKMKNTTLPFLEMQKEGCNFKVQSIHKMEPLILGALKWRMRSITPFSFLRFFISLAEIEDQSLKQALKERASTIIFNAQNDIKLLEYKPSTIAATALIIASHELLPHQYCILRASIISSEYLDEETLSKCFDLMQEMIRTVAKELETERWFLRTETPGSVLERNNKRQRI, from the exons ATGGAGTTTGATCTTGAAGATCCACTAGTCAGCTTGGAAGAAGAGCAACCCTTTACTGTATCAGAACTCTTTGCCTCCGAATCAGATCACATGCCCTCACCAAACTACTTAAGTCTAACACATTTTCACGTTTTCTGTTTTGAGGCCATATCTCTTATTCTTCAGGTGAAGTTATGTTTATGTAATAGGTTCATTTCCCCCTCCTTCGTGTCACATTTGCTACATTTTGTTATGTTTCTTCAGGTTCAGCTTTCTTACAAATTAGACCCTTTTGTAGCTTACCTTGCTATAAATTACATGCACCGTTTCATGTCAAGCCAGGAAATTCCG AAGGGGAATCCGTGGTATCTTAGGCTTGTTGTCGTATCGTGTCTCTCTCTTGCTTCAAAGATGAAAAACACAACTTTGCCATTTTTGGAAATGCAG AAAGAAGGTTGTAACTTTAAGGTTCAAAGTATTCACAAAATGGAGCCTCTGATTCTCGGGGCACTGAAATGGCGTATGAGATCAATTACACCTTTTTCTTTCCTGCGCTTCTTCATCTCTTTAGCTGAAATTGAAGACCAATCACTGAAGCAAGCACTCAAAGAGAGAGCTTCTACTATAATCTTCAATGCTCAAAATG ACATTAAGCTTTTAGAGTATAAGCCTTCAACTATTGCAGCAACTGCCCTCATCATTGCATCGCATGAACTACTCCCTCATCAATATTGTATTCTGAGAGCTTCAATTATATCCAGTGAGTACCTAGATGAG GAGACATTGTCCAAGTGCTTTGATTTGATGCAAGAGATGATAAGAACGGTAGCAAAAGAGTTAGAGACAGAAAGATGGTTTTTAAGAACAGAAACTCCAGGGAGTGTGCTTGAAAGAAACAACAAACGACAAAGAATTTAA
- the LOC106775614 gene encoding putative cyclin-D6-1 isoform X3, with translation MEFDLEDPLVSLEEEQPFTVSELFASESDHMPSPNYLSLTHFHVFCFEAISLILQLSYKLDPFVAYLAINYMHRFMSSQEIPKGNPWYLRLVVVSCLSLASKMKNTTLPFLEMQKEGCNFKVQSIHKMEPLILGALKWRMRSITPFSFLRFFISLAEIEDQSLKQALKERASTIIFNAQNDIKLLEYKPSTIAATALIIASHELLPHQYCILRASIISSEYLDEETLSKCFDLMQEMIRTVAKELETERWFLRTETPGSVLERNNKRQRI, from the exons ATGGAGTTTGATCTTGAAGATCCACTAGTCAGCTTGGAAGAAGAGCAACCCTTTACTGTATCAGAACTCTTTGCCTCCGAATCAGATCACATGCCCTCACCAAACTACTTAAGTCTAACACATTTTCACGTTTTCTGTTTTGAGGCCATATCTCTTATTCTTCAG CTTTCTTACAAATTAGACCCTTTTGTAGCTTACCTTGCTATAAATTACATGCACCGTTTCATGTCAAGCCAGGAAATTCCG AAGGGGAATCCGTGGTATCTTAGGCTTGTTGTCGTATCGTGTCTCTCTCTTGCTTCAAAGATGAAAAACACAACTTTGCCATTTTTGGAAATGCAG AAAGAAGGTTGTAACTTTAAGGTTCAAAGTATTCACAAAATGGAGCCTCTGATTCTCGGGGCACTGAAATGGCGTATGAGATCAATTACACCTTTTTCTTTCCTGCGCTTCTTCATCTCTTTAGCTGAAATTGAAGACCAATCACTGAAGCAAGCACTCAAAGAGAGAGCTTCTACTATAATCTTCAATGCTCAAAATG ACATTAAGCTTTTAGAGTATAAGCCTTCAACTATTGCAGCAACTGCCCTCATCATTGCATCGCATGAACTACTCCCTCATCAATATTGTATTCTGAGAGCTTCAATTATATCCAGTGAGTACCTAGATGAG GAGACATTGTCCAAGTGCTTTGATTTGATGCAAGAGATGATAAGAACGGTAGCAAAAGAGTTAGAGACAGAAAGATGGTTTTTAAGAACAGAAACTCCAGGGAGTGTGCTTGAAAGAAACAACAAACGACAAAGAATTTAA
- the LOC106775614 gene encoding putative cyclin-D6-1 isoform X2, whose product MEFDLEDPLVSLEEEQPFTVSELFASESDHMPSPNYLSLTHFHVFCFEAISLILQVQLSYKLDPFVAYLAINYMHRFMSSQEIPKGNPWYLRLVVVSCLSLASKMKNTTLPFLEMQKEGCNFKVQSIHKMEPLILGALKWRMRSITPFSFLRFFISLAEIEDQSLKQALKERASTIIFNAQNDIKLLEYKPSTIAATALIIASHELLPHQYCILRASIISSEYLDEETLSKCFDLMQEMIRTVAKELETERWFLRTETPGSVLERNNKRQRI is encoded by the exons ATGGAGTTTGATCTTGAAGATCCACTAGTCAGCTTGGAAGAAGAGCAACCCTTTACTGTATCAGAACTCTTTGCCTCCGAATCAGATCACATGCCCTCACCAAACTACTTAAGTCTAACACATTTTCACGTTTTCTGTTTTGAGGCCATATCTCTTATTCTTCAG GTTCAGCTTTCTTACAAATTAGACCCTTTTGTAGCTTACCTTGCTATAAATTACATGCACCGTTTCATGTCAAGCCAGGAAATTCCG AAGGGGAATCCGTGGTATCTTAGGCTTGTTGTCGTATCGTGTCTCTCTCTTGCTTCAAAGATGAAAAACACAACTTTGCCATTTTTGGAAATGCAG AAAGAAGGTTGTAACTTTAAGGTTCAAAGTATTCACAAAATGGAGCCTCTGATTCTCGGGGCACTGAAATGGCGTATGAGATCAATTACACCTTTTTCTTTCCTGCGCTTCTTCATCTCTTTAGCTGAAATTGAAGACCAATCACTGAAGCAAGCACTCAAAGAGAGAGCTTCTACTATAATCTTCAATGCTCAAAATG ACATTAAGCTTTTAGAGTATAAGCCTTCAACTATTGCAGCAACTGCCCTCATCATTGCATCGCATGAACTACTCCCTCATCAATATTGTATTCTGAGAGCTTCAATTATATCCAGTGAGTACCTAGATGAG GAGACATTGTCCAAGTGCTTTGATTTGATGCAAGAGATGATAAGAACGGTAGCAAAAGAGTTAGAGACAGAAAGATGGTTTTTAAGAACAGAAACTCCAGGGAGTGTGCTTGAAAGAAACAACAAACGACAAAGAATTTAA
- the LOC106775226 gene encoding uncharacterized protein LOC106775226 → MGDLEKQQRAGEGREENGDDEKESLLESKAVVDFDMLCSSVALRSSHGSWGKLGGRDDEQQGGVLRMWEGELLDCFDDRRIALESACCPCYRFGKNMKLAGFGSCYLQAIVYIVLVLGALVSFIAYTIWRTHYFVYLAVAFTIAVGVYLGFYRTRMRKKFNIKGSDSSLDDCAYHLVCPCCTLCQESRTLEMNNVQNGTWHGRGDTVCIGGFRNESKPLFELRPPSAVSIEPTDENRTKKSTDGS, encoded by the exons ATGGGGGATTTGGAAAAGCAACAGAGGGCAGGGGAGGGACGGGAAGAAAATGGGGATGATGAAAAGGAGAGTCTTTTGGAGAGTAAGGCGGTTGTGGATTTTGACATGCTCTGTTCCTCGGTGGCGTTGCGAAGTTCGCATGGAAGTTGGGGGAAGCTTGGGGGTAGGGATGACGAGCAGCAAGGTGGGGTTTTGAGGATGTGGGAGGGTGAACTCCTCGATTGCTTTGACGATCGCCGCATCGCTCTTGAATCTGCGTG TTGTCCTTGCTACCGATTTGGGAAGAATATGAAGCTAGCTGGTTTTGGTTCTTGCTATCTCCAG GCTATAGTTTATATTGTCCTTGTTCTTGGTGCCCTCGTTAGTTTCATTGCTTATACTATCTGGAGGACTCATTACTTCGTATACCTAGCGGTTGCATTCACCATTGCTGTTGGAGTATACTTAGGATTCTACCGAACTCGTATGCGGAAGAAGTTCAACATCAAG GGTAGTGATAGTTCGTTGGACGACTGCGCTTACCATCTTGTCTGTCCTTGTTGCACATTATGCCAG GAATCAAGAACACTTGAGATGAACAATGTTCAAAATGGCACATGGCATGGTCGTGGTGACACAGTATGCATAGGTGGCTTTAGAAATGAAAGTAAACCTCTGTTCGAGTTACGTCCTCCTTCTGCTGTGTCCATCGAGCCTACTGATGAAAATCGCACGAAAAAGAGCACAGATGGTTCTTGA
- the LOC106776263 gene encoding nitric oxide synthase-interacting protein yields MPQRHSKNNNDLAFFTYDEKRKLGYGTQKERLGKDSIKPFDACCLCLKSLIDPMSCHKGHLFCKECILQCLLSQKKDIQRKLTAHAAQQKQEKEEEEEKLMLQKAKELDAFDQQNHGAVPQYSDRNYSRDKNGFHGANSVKVTSYEEEALRTMKAFWLPSATPEASVKVEAPSTSTICPEGKEKLKLKTLFPVQFTEDTSEQKKSKALDKTYICPSCKVTLTNTMSLVALSSCGHIFCKKCADRFMAVDKVCLVCNKACKERNLVSLEKGGTGFAGHGDHLQATDFKHLGSGTGLGLVRPAMKT; encoded by the exons ATGCCTCAGAGACACTCGAAGAACAACAACGATCTCGCGTTCTTCACGTACGACGAGAAGCGAAAACTAGGATATGGGACTCAGAAAGAGAGGTTGGGGAAAGACTCCATCAAGCCCTTCGACGCGTGTTGCCTCTGTCTCAAATCCCTGATCGATCCCATGAGCTGCCACAAGGGCCATCTCTTTTGCAAAGAGTGCATTCTCCAGTGTCTCTTGTCTCAGAAGAAAGACATTCAAAG gAAGCTTACAGCCCATGCTGCTCAGCAGAAGCAAGaaaaagaggaggaagaagagaagttaATGTTGCAAAAGGCCAAAGAGCTTGATGCATTTGATCAACAGAATCATGGTGCTGTACCACAATACAGTGACAGAAATTATAGCCGTGATAAGAATGGTTTCCATGGGGCAAACAGTGTGAAGGTCACTTCCTATGAGGAAGAAGCCCTTCGGACAATGAAGGCATTTTGGCTGCCTTCTGCTACGCCCGAAGCTTCTGTTAAAGTAGAGGCACCTTCTACCAGTACTATCTGTCCGGAAGGCAAGGAGAAATTGAAGTTGAAGACACTTTTCCCTGTCCAGTTTACCGAGGATACGAGTGAGCAGAAAAAATCCAAGGCACTTGACAAGACCTACATTTGCCCAAGCTGCAAAGTTACTCTCACCAACACAATGTCGCTTGTGGCCCTCAGTTCATGTGGGCATATCTTTTGCAAGAAGTGTGCTGATAGATTTATGGCCGTTGATAAAGTCTGTCTTGTTTGCAACAAGGCTTGTAAAGAGAGAAATTTGGTGAGTTTGGAGAAGGGAGGAACAGGTTTTGCCGGTCATGGGGATCATCTTCAAGCCACAGACTTCAAGCATTTGGGAAGTGGTACTGGATTGGGGCTGGTTAGACCTGCAATGAAAACTTGA
- the LOC106775552 gene encoding zinc finger protein CONSTANS-LIKE 4, whose translation MRKCDLCNSPAKLSCESDQASLCWECDAKVHSANFLVTKHPRILLCHICQSLTAWHGTGPKFVPTVSVCNTCVNNNSESRSRLNHDEDDDDHNDDDDDDDEMDDHVENDEGGAEEDDEENQVVPWTSTPPPPASTSSNSAATSSTRSSNVEEGISD comes from the coding sequence ATGAGGAAGTGTGATCTCTGTAACAGTCCGGCAAAGTTGTCGTGTGAATCGGATCAAGCCAGCCTCTGTTGGGAATGCGATGCCAAGGTTCACAGTGCAAACTTCCTCGTCACCAAACATCCCAGGATTCTTCTCTGCCATATTTGTCAGTCGCTCACGGCTTGGCACGGAACTGGACCCAAGTTTGTACCCACCGTCTCCGTTTGCAACACTTGTGTTAACAACAACAGCGAGAGCCGCAGCCGACTGAATCacgatgaagatgatgatgaccataatgatgatgacgatgatgatgatgagatgGATGACCATGTAGAGAACGATGAGGGTGGAgcggaagaagatgatgaagaaaatcAAGTGGTTCCATGGACATCTACACCACCACCCCCAGCTTCCACTTCTTCAAATAGTGCTGCAACTAGTTCTACCAGGTCCTCTAACGTTGAAGAGGGGATCTCGGATTAA
- the LOC106774387 gene encoding ubiquitin thioesterase otubain-like, whose product MQSKEAVVEDGEITSSVTVPDTEFDEWNNFGDDDIMQQQYTIQADEAKKVPFVGDKEPLSSLAAEYKSGSPILLEKIKVLDEQYAAIRRTRGDGNCFFRSFMFSYLEHIMECQDQAEVDRIQPNVDKSRKALQTLGYADLTFEDFFALFLEQLECVIQGKEMSISHEELVIRSRDQSISDYVVMFFRFVTSAEIQMRTEFFEPFILGLTNTTVEQFCKLSVEPMGEESDHVHITALSDALGVPIRVVYLDRSSCDTGGVSVNHHDFMPVAGDLPSASCSSIKNFPFITLLYRPGHYDILYPK is encoded by the exons ATGCAGAGTAAAGAAGCTGTCGTGGAGGATGGGGAAATAACGTCATCTGTGACTGTTCCAGACACTGAATTTGACGAGTGGAACAATTTTGGGGACGATGACATAATGCAGCAACAGTATACAATTCAGGCTGACGAAGCTAAGAAAGTTCCATTTGTGGGTGACAAG GAACCGCTGAGTAGCTTAGCTGCTGAATATAAATCTGGCAGTCCTATCTTGCTGGAGAAAATAAAG GTGCTTGATGAGCAATATGCTGCCATTCGTCGCACCCGGGGAGATGGAAACTGCTTCTTTCGAAGCTTTATGTTTTCTTATCTT gaGCATATTATGGAATGTCAAGACCAAGCAGAAGTCGATCGTATCCAACCAAATGTTGATAAAAGTAGAAAAGCATTGCAAACCTTGGGTTATGCAGACTTGacttttgaagatttttttgcG TTATTCCTTGAGCAGCTGGAATGTGTTATTCAAGGGAAAGAGATGTCCATAAG TCATGAAGAGCTTGTTATTAGAAGCCGAGATCAGTCAATATCCGATTATG TCGTTATGTTCTTCAGGTTTGTTACCTCTGCTGAAATACAAATGCGCACTGAATTTTTTGAACCGTTCATACTGGGCTTAACCAATACGACAGTCGAGCAG TTTTGCAAACTATCTGTTGAACCAATGGGTGAAGAGAGCGACCATGTGCACATCACTGCCCTTTCAGATGCATTGGGCGTTCCAATCCGTGTTGTGTACCTTGACCGCAGCTCATGTGATACTGGTGGTGTCAGTGTAAATCATCATGATTTCATGCCAGTGGCTGGTGATCTTCCAAGTGCCAGTTGTAGCTCCATAAAGAACTTTCCTTTCATCACACTGCTATATCGCCCTGGTCACTATGATATCCTCTATCCAAAGTGA